One region of Culex pipiens pallens isolate TS chromosome 2, TS_CPP_V2, whole genome shotgun sequence genomic DNA includes:
- the LOC120413117 gene encoding transformer-2 protein homolog beta-like: MVFSRSPSCTPPRSYRKHRSDRKDRRSHRRSSRHRRHRRSVSTVSGSSSGCSSCYNRHRSPLPEKDRPVDPPPSTCLGVFGLSNYTQEADLRTVFGRFGLIEKVQIVYDAKTKASRGFGFVYFVNLEDASAAKVQCNGMVMHERTIRVDYSVTERPHTPTPGIYMGEREDRRRRKHRSSYSYRGRSYDDDYHHGRSRRSSSRSHRRHRRSRHRHHRRRRSHSRSYSRSRSWSNSSRD, encoded by the exons ATG GTTTTTTCTCGCAGCCCGAGTTGCACTCCACCGCGCAGCTACCGGAAGCACCGCAGCGACCGGAAGGATCGTCGAAGCCACCGGCGCAGTTCTCGGCATCGACGCCACCGACGCAGTGTCAGCACCGTTTCGGGCTCGTCGTCCGGATGTTCCTCGTGCTACAATCGCCACCGGTCACCGCTGCCGGAAAAGGACCGTCCGGTTGATCCGCCGCCGTCTACCTGCCTCGGCGTGTTTGGCCTCAGCAATTACACCCAGGAGGCGGACCTGAGGACCGTATTTGGCCGGTTCGGATTGATCGAGAAGGTGCAGATCGTGTACGACGCCAAGACGAAGGCGTCCCGCGGGTTCGGGTTCGTGTACTTTGTTAACCTGGAGGACGCTTCCGCGGCCAAGGTGCAGTGCAACGGAATGGTAATGCACGAGCGAACCATCCGGGTGGACTATTCCGTTACGGAGCGACCCCACACGCCCACGCCGGGGATTTACATGGGCGAGCGAGAGGATCGACGGCGCCGGAAGCACCGGAGTTCGTACAGCTACCGGGGACGGAGTTATGA TGACGACTACCACCACGGACGTTCGAGGCGCAGTTCGTCGCGATCCCATCGGCGCCACCGCCGCTCTCGGCACCGCCACCACCGCCGTCGTCGAAGCCATTCCAGAAGCTATTCGCGCAGCCGATCCTGGTCGAATTCTTCCCGGGATTAA